Genomic DNA from Candidatus Koribacter versatilis Ellin345:
ATCGCTTTCTTCTTGGCGTGCTGCTCTGCCTTCGCCAGGACTTCGGGCTCCTTCGGCCCAAGGGTGGAACCGTAGTAGCCGAGCATCAGGTCGGCGAACTCGCCGGTCATCACCTTGTATTTGCCCATGATCACGTTGAAGACGGCCTGCGTGCCCACGATCTGGCTCGATGGCGTCACCAGCGGCGGGAAGCCGGAGTCCTTGCGGACGTTCGGAACCTCCAGCAGCACTTCCTGCAGTTTGTCGCCGGCGCCCTGCCCTTTGAGCTGGCTCTCCATGTTGGAGATCATCCCGCCGGGAATCTGGCTCTTGAAAATTTCGGTTTCCACGCCGGTGATATCGCTGAGGAATTCCTTGTAGCGCGGACGAATCTTTTCGAAGTAGCGGCGGGCTTTGAGGATTCTCGCCATGTCGAGCTTGGTCTCGAAACCGGTGCCTTCCAGCATCTCGACGAAGCTCTCGGTGGGATTGTGGCCCGGGCCGAGACACATCGCGCTGATCGCCGTGTCTACCATGTCGCAGCCGGCTTCCACGGCCTTCATTAGCGAGACCAGCGTCACGCCGGTGGTGGCGTGGCAGTGCACGTGGACCAGCATGTCGTCGCCGCACGCTTCCTTAATGCCCTTCACCAGGTCGTACGCCGGTTGAGGCTTCAGCAGGCCAGCCATGTCTTTAATGCAAATCGAGTCGCAGCCCATTTCCTTGAGCTGCTTTGCCATTTCGACGAACGCCGTGATGGTGTGCACCGGGCTGATGGTGTAGCTGATCGTCCCCTGCGCGTGCTTGCCGGTCTTCTTCACAGCCTTGATCGACGTCTGCAGGTTGCGGATGTCGTTCAACGCGTCGAACACCCGGAAGACATCCATGCCGTTCTCGGCGGCCTTGGCGACGAACCGCTCGACTACCGAATCTTCATAGTGTCGGTAGCCGAGCAGGTTCTGTCCGCGGAGAAGCATTTGCAATTTCGTCTTGGGCAGGAGCTTCTTAAATTGCCGCAACCGTTCCCAGGGATCTTCGTTGAGGAAGCGAATGCAGGAGTCGAAGGTGGCTCCGCCCCAACACTCCAGCGACCAGTAGCCGGCGTTGTCGAGGTCCTCGCAGGCGGGAACCATGTCTTCCATCGCCATGCGGGTGGCCATCAAACTTTGGTGAGCATCTCGGAGGATGAGGTCGGTGACTTCAATAATTCGTCCCATAAATGCAGTTCCAATCTCCGGCGGATCGAGCGTTGCGCCGTCACAACCCATTCAACGCTTGTGACAAGAATGGGGCTGTGAGGCTTATCACAAATATCTGTGACTTCTTGCCTGAACCCGCTACCGAGAGTGTTATCGGCAGATTTCGTGCCGAATATCTAGTTTTAAATGAGAAGTTTCTAAGGAAGGACCAAATCAGGCCCACATCTCCTGAATCTGTTCCGGGGTGTAGCCTTTTTTCCGCAGCTCACGAAGACTGAGCGCGTCTGTACGCTTCGCCAAGCGCTCTCCGGAGGCATCCCGGAGCAGCGGACAGTGATAGAACCGCGGCACCGCGCGACCTAACGCATTGAAAAGCAATATCTGCCGCGCCGTCGAAACCAGCAGATCTTCGCCACGAACCACCTCGGTTACCTGCATATCACAATCGTCTGTGACAACCGCAAGCTGATACGCGGGAACGTCGTCGCGCCGCCACAGCACGAAGTCGCCAAAATCCTTCCCCGCGACATAACTTCGCTCGCCGAGATTGGCATCCACGAAACGAATGGTCTCGCCGTCAGGCACGCGGAACCGCCAGTTCACGGCCGCTGGATCGATCGTTTCGAAGGTTGCTCCCGGCGCGGGCCGGCACTTCCCCGGATA
This window encodes:
- a CDS encoding tRNA glutamyl-Q synthetase: MSSYRGRIAPSPTGYLHLGHARTFWTAYQRSLQCNGTLIFRNEDLDPQRSKPEYASAMIEDLRWLGIVWQEGPDVGGPHEPYEQSKRREFYLRDWRLLVERGFVYPCTCSRKDLALSAQAPNEGDEEPVYPGKCRPAPGATFETIDPAAVNWRFRVPDGETIRFVDANLGERSYVAGKDFGDFVLWRRDDVPAYQLAVVTDDCDMQVTEVVRGEDLLVSTARQILLFNALGRAVPRFYHCPLLRDASGERLAKRTDALSLRELRKKGYTPEQIQEMWA
- a CDS encoding methylmalonyl-CoA carboxytransferase subunit 5S gives rise to the protein MGCDGATLDPPEIGTAFMGRIIEVTDLILRDAHQSLMATRMAMEDMVPACEDLDNAGYWSLECWGGATFDSCIRFLNEDPWERLRQFKKLLPKTKLQMLLRGQNLLGYRHYEDSVVERFVAKAAENGMDVFRVFDALNDIRNLQTSIKAVKKTGKHAQGTISYTISPVHTITAFVEMAKQLKEMGCDSICIKDMAGLLKPQPAYDLVKGIKEACGDDMLVHVHCHATTGVTLVSLMKAVEAGCDMVDTAISAMCLGPGHNPTESFVEMLEGTGFETKLDMARILKARRYFEKIRPRYKEFLSDITGVETEIFKSQIPGGMISNMESQLKGQGAGDKLQEVLLEVPNVRKDSGFPPLVTPSSQIVGTQAVFNVIMGKYKVMTGEFADLMLGYYGSTLGPKEPEVLAKAEQHAKKKAITCRPAELLQPEWEKLRTDALALKGCNGSDEDVLTFAMFPQVAPKFFGTRAQGPKNLGKDPAKQTSPVPPAATPSKPANEMPGAVNYVITMDGKSHAVVVAPAAK